In the genome of Coregonus clupeaformis isolate EN_2021a chromosome 1, ASM2061545v1, whole genome shotgun sequence, one region contains:
- the LOC123491204 gene encoding uncharacterized protein LOC123491204, which translates to MAVVQSDLQTEEEDDHPAYMKRKGRGTNTQIFSVTESDDEEPKEMFPRKGQSNTSKGLPPAPVIRPPEDRRETPGNSDRPTRIEPNIQQQQQPVCDPILCEILTSIEIIKQQQKLILLQLQKLQANRSTLDEVPDLTDLRLPMSSLENLRRIEGQLSDQDFKNNLTIYLGLSGGMTTKEIVWRILSKLLTNGLAMKMNWRGANGKQAFEPLALKSVVIGASQPF; encoded by the exons ATGGCTGTGGTCCAATCTGATCTTCagactgaggaggaggatgacCACCCTGCATATATGAAGAGAAAAGGAAG GGGCACAAATACGCAAATATTCAGTGTCACTGAAAGTGATGATGAGGAGCCAAAGGAAATGTTTCCACGCAAGGGCCAGTCAAACACCTCTAAGGGTTTGCCACCTGCACCAGTTATCAGACCtccagaggacagaagagagacacCTGGGAATTCTGATAGGCCAACAAGGATTGAGCCAAACATTCAACAACAGCAACAGCCAGTGTGTGATC CAATTCTTTGTGAGATCTTAACCTCCATAGAAATTATTAAGCAACAGCAAAAGCTGATTTTGCTGCAGCTGCAAAAGCTTCAGGCGAACAGATCAACCCTGGATGAGGTTCCAGATTTGACAGACCTTCGACTTCCAATGTCCTCGCTGGAAAACTTGAGGAGAATTGAGGGCCAACTTTCAGATCAAGACTTTAAAAATAACCTG ACCATATATTTGGGACTGTCTGGAGGGATGACCACCAAGGAGATTGTGTGGAGAATCCTCTCAAAACTCCTTACAAATGGCCTGGCCATGAAAATGAATTGGAGAGGGGCCAATGGGAAACAGGCTTTTGAACCTCTTGCCTTAAAAAGTGTTGTTATCG GTGCATCGCAGCCATTCTGA